In Rutidosis leptorrhynchoides isolate AG116_Rl617_1_P2 chromosome 2, CSIRO_AGI_Rlap_v1, whole genome shotgun sequence, one genomic interval encodes:
- the LOC139887716 gene encoding beta-ketoacyl-[acyl-carrier-protein] synthase III, chloroplastic-like has translation MANNAYGSLTQSAGFNYHSPNLVSERFRCCSSISIPPKSRASRLIRMGCKLVGCGSAVPNIEFSNNELAKIVDTSHEWVYTRTGIHTRRILVGKESLTGLAVEAAQKALQMANAEPNDVDLILFCSSTPDNLFGGAPEVQKTLGCTRNPAVYDIRAACSGFLLGLVSASCHIRGGGFKNVLVIGADSVSRYVDWKDQKTCVLFGDAAGAVLVQACDSEEDGIFSFDIHTDGDGKRHLNAGINRSGTNFAVDDNGSPLGFSPTYPSISHIEMNGQEVFRFVVKAVPQSIQVSLEKADLSLSDIDWLLVHQANQRIIDRVATKLEFPKDRVISNLAHYGNTSAASIPLALDEAIQSGKVKEGQTIMTAGFGAGLTWGSAIVRWG, from the exons ATGGCTAATAATGCATATGGGAGTTTGACACAATCTGCTGGTTTTAATTATCATTCTCCTAATTTAGTTTCTGAAAGGTTCCGTTGTTGCTCAAGTATAAGTATTCCTCCAAAATCTCGAGCGTCGAG GTTGATTAGAATGGGTTGCAAACTAGTTGGGTGTGGATCAGCCGTACCGAATATCGAGTTTTCTAACAACGAGCTTGCTAAAATTGTCGATACTAGTCATGAATGGGTGTATACTCGAACTGGAATTCATACTCGAAGAATACT TGTGGGTAAGGAAAGCTTGACTGGTCTCGCAGTAGAAGCAGCTCAAAAGGCGCTGCAAATGGCGAATGCTGAGCCAAATGATGTGGATCTCATCTTGTTTTGTTCATCGACACCAGACAACCTATTTGGAGGTGCACCGGAG GTTCAAAAAACACTTGGATGCACAAGAAATCCAGCCGTGTATGACATCAGAGCTGCTTGCAGTGGGTTTCTATTAGGCCTAGTCTCAGCTTCTTGTCATATTCGGG GAGGCGGTTTCAAAAATGTTCTTGTGATTGGAGCTGATTCCGTGTCTCGTTATGTTGATTGGAAGGATCAAAAGACTTGTGTTCTttttggtgatgctgctggtgctgtctTGGTCCAG GCCTGTGATAGTGAAGAAGATGGTATATTCAGTTTTGACATACACACTGATGGTGATGGAAAGAG GCATTTGAATGCTGGTATAAATCGAAGTGGAACAAATTTTGCAGTGGATGATAATGGTTCTCCATTGGGATTTTCTCCTACATATCCATCTATTTCACATATTGAAATGAACGGACAAGAAGTTTTTCGCTTTGTTGTTAAAGCTGTGCCACAAAGTATCCAGGTTTCGTTAGAAAAGGCCGATCTTAGTCTGTCTGACATCGACTGGTTACTAGTCCATCAG GCTAATCAGAGGATCATTGACCGTGTAGCAACAAAACTAGAATTCCCAAAGGATAGAGTCATATCTAATTTAGCACACTACGGTAACACAAGTGCGGCTTCTATTCCATTGGCGTTAGACGAAGCCATACAAAGTGGGAAGGTCAAGGAAGGTCAAACCATCATGACTGCAGGGTTTGGCGCTGGTCTTACCTGGGGTTCAGCCATTGTCAGATGGGGCTAG
- the LOC139887717 gene encoding uncharacterized protein: protein MENDIIARSESSLGLVEMIKESFKTIRRNRKLLCPILIVVFISFCQLDFAHKYVISHVSKDLIFMLHKYQDQLHNFIDPYNDLKNVGYTYYEHAYAGFYRHTSKEVALDDVRRIFLVELLIMSISSIVTLVFLVTTVSSSYEAYTAKVLDPKDIFLKLRKTWKRPIVTSFYMFLLTLGIAFFIMICIGVNYMMLADNHLYLLTMFLVAITLSLPVCYFYVVTLWNVSLVVSVLEEGSSGPKAIGRALELMKGKRLQASLVMVLFAVAYGLVALMANVTNELALMVPFTNGLYCLLNLLMLVVYTVFYHQQKTSLDEKDGKSFYLPIAAGEA, encoded by the coding sequence ATGGAAAACGATATCATCGCACGATCAGAGTCTTCTCTAGGGTTGGTTGAAATGATCAAGGAGTCTTTCAAAACCATAAGAAGAAATAGGAAGCTTTTGTGTCCAATTCTTATAGTCGTGTTCATCTCATTTTGCCAATTAGATTTTGCTCATAAGTATGTTATTAGTCATGTCTCTAAAGATTTGATATTTATGTTGCATAAATACCAAGACCAACTTCATAATTTCATTGACCCTTATAATGATTTGAAAAATGTTGGTTACACATACTATGAGCACGCATACGCTGGTTTTTATCGTCATACATCTAAAGAAGTTGCACTTGACGATGTGCGAAGGATTTTTCTTGTTGAACTTTTGATCATGTCCATTTCATCTATCGTTACGCTAGTCTTTTTGGTTACCACAGTTTCTTCTTCATATGAAGCTTACACTGCTAAAGTATTAGACCCGAAAGATATTTTCTTAAAATTAAGAAAAACTTGGAAAAGGCCAATAGTaactagtttttacatgtttttgcTCACTTTGGGGATTGCTTTTTTTATTATGATTTGTATCGGCGTAAACTACATGATGTTGGCAGACAATCATCTATACTTACTAACAATGTTCTTAGTAGCCATCACTCTTTCGCTTCCAGTTTGTTACTTTTACGTGGTCACCCTTTGGAACGTAAGTTTGGTTGTTTCCGTTTTAGAAGAAGGTTCAAGTGGTCCTAAAGCGATTGGGAGGGCTCTAGAGCTAATGAAAGGCAAAAGACTACAAGCGTCACTTGTGATGGTTCTGTTTGCAGTTGCGTATGGTTTAGTCGCTTTAATGGCTAACGTCACTAATGAGCTGGCTCTCATGGTTCCTTTCACAAATGGACTTTACTGCTTGTTAAATCTACTTATGCTTGTGGTGTACACCGTTTTCTACCATCAACAGAAAACAAGCCTTGATGAGAAAGATGGAAAAAGCTTTTATCTTCCAATTGCTGCTGGTGAAGCGTAA